One Mesorhizobium loti genomic window carries:
- a CDS encoding SufE protein probably involved in Fe-S center assembly produces MTTTIQTIRDDFSFLDEWEDRYRYVIELGEALPPFPDEERNAANKVPGCVSQVWLTTERGPGNDPVITFTGDSDAHIVRGLVAIMLALFSGRTASEIQKTDAEATLKALGLDEHLSPQRANGLRSMVKRIKRDAEMALKQTA; encoded by the coding sequence ATGACGACCACGATCCAGACGATCCGCGACGATTTTTCGTTCCTCGACGAGTGGGAAGACCGCTACCGCTATGTGATCGAACTGGGCGAGGCTCTGCCGCCGTTTCCAGATGAGGAGCGCAATGCCGCCAACAAGGTGCCTGGTTGCGTCAGCCAGGTCTGGCTGACCACCGAACGGGGACCGGGCAACGATCCGGTCATTACCTTCACCGGCGATTCGGACGCCCATATCGTGCGCGGGCTTGTCGCCATCATGCTGGCGCTGTTTTCCGGAAGGACTGCCAGCGAAATCCAGAAAACCGATGCGGAAGCGACGCTGAAGGCACTCGGCCTGGACGAGCACCTGTCGCCGCAGCGCGCCAATGGCCTTCGCTCGATGGTCAAGCGCATCAAGCGCGATGCCGAGATGGCACTCAAGCAGACCGCCTGA
- a CDS encoding amidinotransferase codes for MTVHDRIVAEPFSLQRRNPAGGTKPLTSWGFANETDVLTDVLLGSPNFLRHLSTSSLSRKHLREAPCNVQIAQAQHKDLVAAYEHFGVNIHWHEPTPELPMQVYSRDSSVMTPYGAMITAMANWWRRGENYAAIRTYEKLGIPIYDMVTAGTFEGGDFNVIEEGVVLIGCGGARTQEEGARQVQSWFEKEGWETRLAFIDEYYVHIDLMVVPIAEKLTAVCLACTEPGIVDWLKGKGHEIIDVPFQDTMALGCNFMSLGRDRVIAPTSSQTLIGQLKARGFEVAAVDMSEISKTGGGIHCMAQALKREAA; via the coding sequence ATGACCGTTCATGATCGCATCGTCGCCGAGCCGTTTTCGCTGCAGCGCCGCAATCCGGCCGGCGGCACCAAGCCGCTGACATCATGGGGTTTCGCCAACGAAACCGATGTGTTGACCGACGTGCTGCTCGGATCGCCGAACTTCCTACGCCATTTGTCGACCAGTTCGCTGTCGCGGAAACATCTGCGCGAGGCACCCTGCAACGTCCAGATCGCCCAGGCGCAGCACAAGGATTTGGTCGCCGCCTACGAGCATTTCGGCGTCAACATCCACTGGCACGAGCCGACGCCGGAACTGCCGATGCAGGTCTATTCCCGCGATTCCAGTGTCATGACGCCCTACGGCGCCATGATCACCGCCATGGCCAATTGGTGGCGGCGCGGCGAGAATTACGCGGCGATCCGCACCTATGAAAAGCTTGGCATCCCGATCTACGACATGGTCACGGCCGGCACCTTCGAAGGCGGCGACTTCAACGTCATCGAAGAAGGCGTGGTGCTGATCGGCTGCGGCGGCGCACGCACGCAGGAAGAAGGCGCCCGCCAGGTCCAATCCTGGTTCGAGAAAGAGGGCTGGGAAACGCGGCTCGCCTTTATCGACGAATATTACGTCCACATCGACCTGATGGTCGTGCCGATCGCCGAAAAGCTGACCGCCGTCTGCCTCGCCTGCACCGAACCCGGCATTGTCGACTGGCTGAAGGGCAAGGGTCACGAGATCATCGATGTCCCCTTCCAGGACACGATGGCGCTCGGCTGCAACTTCATGTCGCTGGGCAGGGACAGGGTGATCGCGCCGACCTCGAGCCAGACGCTCATCGGTCAACTCAAGGCGCGCGGCTTCGAGGTCGCGGCCGTCGACATGAGCGAAATCTCCAAGACCGGCGGCGGCATCCATTGCATGGCGCAGGCGCTGAAGCGCGAAGCGGCCTGA
- a CDS encoding 1A family penicillin-binding protein, translated as MVSPEPRKRRGPIASRLLALDAWLDSSLYEIGFKARQFWEAATIFSRRFRLKGWRRGIIELLSEGFTLGAGGVVVMLALAIPAFQDTAGDWRAQGDFAVTFLDRYGNEIGQRGIIQRDSVPVDEMPDHVIKAVLATEDRRFFDHYGIDVLGLSRAIFENVRANSVVQGGSSITQQLAKNLFLTNERTFERKIKEAFLSLWLEANLSKKEILQLYLDRAYMGGGTFGIEAAADFYFGKSVKDLNLAEAAMLAGLFKAPTKYAPHINLPAARARANVVLSNLVDSGFMTEGQVLQARLHPADVVDRGEQKSPDYFLDWAFDEVKKIAKPGQHSLVAHTTFDANIQKAAEESVEFHLRQFGKEYNVTEGAVVVIETNGAVRAIVGGRDYGASQFNRATKALRQTGSSFKPYVYATAMEHGFTPNSIISGGPISWGNWSPHNYSGESAGNITLIMAMAKSINTVPVRLAKDHLGIAPIKAMAEAMGVESPLEAHKTMVLGTSGMTVMDQATGYSVFAQNGFVGSRHGITQLVTRTGDVVYDWTKDAPPPHRVLSEQALKSMNTMLAAVPVMGTARRAQIPNIVVAGKTGTTQSYRDAWFVGFTGNYTAAVWLGNDDFTPTKNMTGGSLPAMVWQRLMVYAHQNIDLKPIPGIDKPFVDEDTAAKAAEAQKKSEEQAAADAAAERPAVLSSRTTQTLRDMTQLFQSAPKLNAPTPPETLSAL; from the coding sequence ATGGTCAGCCCTGAACCGCGCAAGAGAAGAGGTCCGATCGCGTCACGCCTTCTGGCGCTGGACGCGTGGCTCGATTCCTCGCTCTACGAAATCGGGTTCAAGGCGCGGCAGTTCTGGGAAGCGGCGACCATCTTCTCGCGGCGCTTTCGCCTGAAAGGCTGGCGGCGCGGCATCATCGAGCTGTTGAGCGAAGGTTTCACGCTCGGCGCCGGCGGTGTCGTGGTGATGCTGGCACTGGCCATTCCGGCTTTCCAGGATACGGCCGGCGACTGGCGTGCCCAGGGCGATTTCGCCGTCACCTTCCTCGACCGCTACGGCAACGAGATCGGCCAGCGCGGTATCATTCAGCGCGATTCCGTGCCGGTCGACGAGATGCCCGACCATGTCATTAAGGCGGTGCTGGCCACCGAAGATCGGCGTTTCTTCGACCACTACGGCATCGACGTGCTCGGCCTGTCGCGCGCCATCTTCGAGAATGTGCGGGCGAATTCCGTCGTTCAGGGCGGTTCCAGCATCACCCAGCAATTGGCCAAGAACCTGTTCCTGACCAATGAGCGCACGTTCGAGCGCAAGATCAAGGAAGCCTTCCTGTCGCTGTGGCTCGAAGCCAATCTGTCGAAGAAGGAGATCCTGCAGCTCTATCTCGACCGCGCCTATATGGGCGGCGGCACGTTCGGCATCGAGGCGGCGGCGGATTTCTATTTCGGCAAGAGCGTCAAGGACCTCAACCTTGCCGAGGCGGCGATGCTGGCCGGCCTGTTCAAGGCGCCGACCAAATATGCCCCGCACATCAACCTGCCGGCGGCGCGTGCGCGCGCCAATGTGGTGCTGTCCAACCTGGTCGATTCCGGCTTCATGACCGAGGGCCAGGTGCTGCAGGCCAGGCTGCATCCGGCCGACGTCGTCGACCGCGGCGAACAGAAGAGCCCCGACTATTTCCTCGACTGGGCCTTCGACGAGGTCAAGAAGATCGCCAAACCGGGGCAGCATTCGCTGGTTGCCCACACCACCTTCGACGCCAACATCCAGAAGGCGGCCGAGGAGTCCGTCGAGTTCCACCTGCGCCAGTTCGGCAAGGAGTACAACGTCACCGAAGGTGCCGTGGTGGTCATCGAGACCAATGGCGCGGTGCGGGCGATCGTCGGCGGCCGTGACTACGGCGCCAGCCAGTTCAACCGCGCCACCAAGGCGCTCCGCCAGACCGGCTCTTCGTTCAAACCCTATGTCTACGCCACGGCGATGGAACACGGTTTTACGCCGAACTCGATCATATCAGGCGGGCCAATCAGCTGGGGCAACTGGTCACCGCACAATTACAGCGGCGAGTCGGCCGGCAACATTACGCTGATCATGGCGATGGCCAAGTCGATCAACACCGTACCTGTGCGGCTGGCCAAGGACCATCTCGGCATCGCGCCGATCAAGGCGATGGCCGAGGCGATGGGCGTGGAATCGCCGCTCGAAGCGCACAAGACGATGGTGCTCGGCACCTCGGGCATGACCGTGATGGACCAGGCGACGGGCTACAGCGTGTTCGCCCAGAACGGCTTCGTCGGCTCAAGGCACGGCATCACCCAGCTCGTCACCCGCACCGGCGACGTGGTGTATGACTGGACCAAGGACGCGCCACCGCCGCACCGGGTGCTCTCCGAGCAGGCGCTGAAATCCATGAACACCATGCTGGCGGCCGTACCGGTGATGGGCACGGCGCGGCGTGCGCAGATTCCCAACATCGTCGTCGCCGGCAAGACCGGTACGACGCAATCCTATCGCGACGCCTGGTTCGTTGGCTTCACCGGCAACTACACGGCGGCCGTATGGCTGGGCAATGACGACTTCACCCCGACCAAGAACATGACCGGCGGCTCGCTGCCGGCGATGGTGTGGCAGCGCCTGATGGTCTACGCGCACCAGAACATCGACCTGAAGCCGATCCCCGGCATCGACAAACCCTTCGTCGACGAGGACACCGCAGCCAAGGCCGCGGAAGCGCAGAAGAAGAGCGAGGAACAGGCTGCGGCCGACGCTGCCGCCGAACGGCCGGCGGTGCTGTCCAGCCGAACCACGCAGACGCTGAGGGACATGACGCAATTGTTCCAGTCGGCACCCAAACTTAACGCCCCCACCCCGCCCGAAACGCTTTCGGCGTTGTGA
- a CDS encoding metal-dependent amidase/aminoacylase/carboxypeptidase — protein MDKPVTTSAQETALACLDGIQPLLSAWTRTIFDFGETAWREYQSAAWYVERLKREGFAVEEGSGGMPTAFCAHWTNGAGPTIGMYAEYDAVPGNCQDAVTVKQPRPGLGVEAGGHTDPHSGLGMASLGGLLATKAAMQRHGIPGTLRFTGEPAEKVRGSKPIHAAKGYYDGLAGMISFHPFYMLPLCNTARWDTHCGAAYAMIYRFICDEPENWVRAGDGAPIPQAHSAVRAPGANDALMTMYMASKALRDSMLPHQGGWSISEAILTAGQATADNLPAGLAEIQYMIRVPTIGMAEQVTAVLDRNAAAAAAVSGCRYERHWVSKSRPGLANHAMAEIAYEALSTVGPPRWDEAARAIGREIQVNAGGTATENPFIDELERLIAPKEAEAILRRDLPPSQVNSTSDDYTDMSWHAPTARFYVARPALRSAGGHAYPSWVMNALGGISATIDPMVTCAAKTVALAALRLLEDRTARDAAMDEFVSRTGGGVGGSNWIAPLCDYEPPIHFRWPEYVTTARGRDWWIPSHA, from the coding sequence ATGGACAAACCGGTGACGACATCGGCGCAAGAGACGGCCCTTGCCTGCCTCGACGGCATCCAGCCGCTGCTGTCGGCGTGGACGCGCACCATTTTCGATTTCGGCGAGACCGCCTGGCGCGAATACCAGTCTGCCGCCTGGTATGTGGAGCGACTTAAGCGGGAAGGTTTTGCCGTCGAGGAAGGCTCCGGCGGCATGCCGACGGCGTTCTGCGCCCACTGGACGAACGGCGCGGGGCCGACGATCGGTATGTATGCCGAGTATGATGCGGTGCCGGGCAACTGCCAGGATGCGGTGACGGTGAAGCAGCCGCGGCCCGGCCTTGGCGTCGAGGCCGGCGGTCACACCGACCCGCATTCGGGGTTGGGCATGGCAAGCCTTGGCGGCCTGCTCGCCACCAAGGCAGCGATGCAGCGCCACGGCATCCCAGGCACGCTGCGCTTTACCGGCGAACCGGCCGAAAAGGTGCGCGGCTCGAAGCCGATCCATGCGGCAAAAGGCTATTATGACGGCCTTGCCGGCATGATCTCCTTCCATCCCTTCTACATGCTGCCGCTTTGCAACACGGCGCGCTGGGACACGCATTGCGGTGCCGCCTACGCCATGATCTACCGCTTCATCTGCGACGAACCCGAAAACTGGGTTCGCGCAGGCGATGGCGCGCCGATCCCGCAGGCGCATTCGGCGGTCCGCGCGCCTGGTGCGAACGACGCGCTGATGACGATGTACATGGCCTCCAAGGCGCTGCGCGATTCCATGCTGCCGCATCAGGGCGGCTGGTCGATCAGCGAGGCGATCCTGACGGCGGGCCAGGCGACCGCCGACAATCTGCCGGCGGGGCTGGCCGAGATCCAGTACATGATCCGCGTGCCGACCATCGGCATGGCCGAGCAGGTGACAGCCGTACTCGACCGCAATGCGGCGGCTGCCGCCGCGGTCAGCGGCTGCCGATACGAACGTCACTGGGTGTCGAAGTCGCGGCCGGGGCTGGCCAATCACGCCATGGCCGAGATCGCCTATGAGGCGCTGTCGACGGTCGGACCGCCACGCTGGGACGAGGCCGCCAGGGCGATCGGTCGCGAAATCCAGGTCAACGCCGGCGGTACCGCAACCGAAAACCCGTTCATCGATGAGCTGGAGCGGCTGATCGCACCAAAGGAAGCGGAAGCGATCCTGCGCCGCGACCTGCCGCCCTCACAGGTGAATTCAACTTCCGACGACTACACCGACATGAGCTGGCACGCGCCGACGGCACGCTTCTATGTCGCGCGCCCGGCGCTACGCTCGGCAGGCGGTCACGCCTATCCCTCCTGGGTGATGAATGCGCTGGGCGGCATTTCGGCCACCATCGATCCGATGGTCACTTGCGCAGCCAAGACCGTCGCGCTGGCGGCGCTGCGCCTGCTCGAGGACAGAACCGCCCGTGATGCGGCGATGGACGAGTTCGTCTCTCGCACCGGCGGCGGCGTTGGCGGTTCGAACTGGATCGCGCCGCTCTGCGACTACGAGCCGCCGATCCATTTCCGCTGGCCGGAATATGTCACCACCGCGCGCGGCCGCGACTGGTGGATCCCAAGCCATGCATGA
- a CDS encoding ABC transporter ATP-binding protein, giving the protein MQQPGRAAEIKAIGIGKSFGSFRALDNLSLNIGRGEFLTLLGPSGSGKTTFLMILAGFVQPTEGKLFSDGTDITDRPAEQRAAGMVFQGYALFPHMSVEANIAFPLKVRKKSAADIKKRVGEMIERVGLVGHAKKLPSQLSGGQQQRVALARALVFEPGVLLLDEPFSALDKSLRGQMQAEMKRLHQETGTTFVFVTHDQSEALALSSRVAIFNHGKLLQVGAPDEVYDRPDNRFVAEFLGEINMLPLKGVKPADNGSTGLCEDRAVNMHCKAEKVRGDAILAIRPEHMSIAREAAAGENGIAATAIASTYLGAATKLDLTTRQGAKVTVSVPNEVAAAALSKGNSVWLTWPAEKGFLLPDGGQ; this is encoded by the coding sequence ATGCAGCAACCCGGCCGGGCCGCAGAGATCAAGGCAATCGGAATCGGCAAGAGCTTCGGCTCGTTCCGTGCGTTGGACAATCTGTCGCTCAATATCGGCCGCGGCGAGTTCCTGACGCTGCTCGGGCCCTCCGGCTCGGGCAAGACCACCTTCCTGATGATCCTAGCCGGCTTCGTGCAGCCGACCGAAGGCAAGCTTTTCAGCGACGGCACCGACATCACCGACCGCCCGGCCGAACAACGTGCCGCCGGCATGGTGTTCCAGGGCTATGCGCTGTTCCCGCATATGAGCGTCGAGGCCAACATCGCTTTCCCGCTCAAGGTGCGCAAGAAATCGGCCGCCGACATCAAGAAACGCGTCGGCGAGATGATCGAGCGCGTCGGTCTGGTCGGCCATGCGAAGAAACTGCCCTCGCAGCTCTCCGGCGGCCAGCAGCAACGCGTGGCGCTGGCCCGCGCGCTGGTGTTCGAACCGGGCGTGCTGTTGCTCGACGAGCCGTTCTCGGCGCTGGACAAGAGCCTGCGCGGCCAGATGCAGGCCGAGATGAAGCGCCTGCACCAGGAAACCGGCACCACTTTCGTCTTCGTCACCCATGACCAGAGCGAGGCGCTGGCGCTGTCCTCGCGCGTCGCCATCTTCAATCACGGCAAGCTGCTGCAGGTCGGCGCGCCGGATGAAGTCTATGACCGGCCGGACAACCGCTTCGTCGCCGAGTTCCTTGGCGAGATCAACATGCTGCCGCTGAAAGGGGTCAAGCCCGCCGACAACGGCTCGACGGGCCTTTGCGAGGACCGCGCGGTCAACATGCACTGCAAGGCCGAGAAGGTCCGTGGCGACGCCATCCTGGCGATCCGGCCGGAGCACATGTCGATCGCCCGCGAGGCGGCGGCCGGCGAAAACGGCATCGCCGCAACCGCCATCGCCTCGACCTATCTGGGGGCGGCGACCAAGCTAGACCTGACCACACGGCAAGGCGCGAAGGTCACCGTGTCGGTGCCGAACGAGGTCGCCGCCGCGGCACTCAGCAAAGGCAATTCCGTCTGGCTGACCTGGCCGGCGGAGAAGGGTTTCCTCCTTCCGGACGGAGGACAATGA
- a CDS encoding ABC transporter binding protein, producing MNDTKKQAIETLSERTRRGEISRRQFTQLAALVLAGTPMLLRSTGAFAAAKELVLVNWGGDAITAYDAAYGQAFTKDTGITVKMDGSGPTEGAISAQFKSGAPTWDLVDVDPFSAITLGAQGALEPIDYKIVDKTKMRPGFGWEYAASTYFFSYVIAYDSEKYGKDAPTGMADFFDVKKFPGKRSLYKWGVSSWEAALLADGIAPASLYPLDLKRAHDKIAAFKENVVAYWGGGAESQSVLLNGEASMAIVWSTRASLIEQDSGGKIKFIWDQGLISPGALAVLKNNPGGKDAAMKFIASAQDPQKQLVMFDKLGQGPANPAADALIPADKKRINPVDPENMKKQIPLDMDWYAKNYGAALDEYTKIISA from the coding sequence ATGAACGACACCAAGAAACAGGCCATCGAAACGCTGTCCGAAAGGACCAGACGCGGCGAGATTTCGCGCCGCCAGTTCACGCAGCTGGCGGCCCTCGTGCTGGCCGGAACGCCGATGCTGCTGCGCTCGACCGGTGCCTTTGCCGCGGCCAAGGAGCTGGTGCTGGTCAATTGGGGCGGCGACGCCATCACCGCCTATGATGCGGCCTACGGCCAGGCCTTCACCAAGGACACCGGCATCACCGTCAAGATGGACGGCTCGGGTCCGACCGAAGGCGCCATCTCGGCGCAGTTCAAGAGCGGCGCGCCGACCTGGGATCTGGTCGACGTTGACCCGTTCTCGGCCATTACGCTCGGCGCCCAGGGCGCGCTGGAGCCGATCGACTACAAGATCGTCGACAAGACGAAGATGCGGCCCGGCTTCGGCTGGGAATACGCCGCTTCGACCTATTTCTTCTCCTATGTCATCGCCTATGATTCCGAGAAATACGGCAAGGATGCACCGACCGGCATGGCCGACTTCTTCGACGTGAAGAAGTTCCCGGGCAAGCGCTCGCTCTACAAATGGGGCGTGTCGAGCTGGGAGGCGGCGCTTTTGGCAGACGGCATCGCGCCAGCTTCGCTCTACCCGCTCGACCTCAAGCGGGCGCATGACAAGATCGCCGCCTTCAAGGAAAACGTCGTCGCCTATTGGGGCGGCGGTGCCGAGAGCCAGAGCGTGCTGCTCAACGGCGAAGCCTCGATGGCCATCGTCTGGTCGACCCGCGCTTCGCTGATCGAGCAGGATTCCGGCGGCAAGATCAAGTTCATCTGGGACCAGGGCCTGATCTCGCCCGGTGCGCTGGCTGTGCTCAAGAACAACCCCGGCGGTAAGGACGCGGCGATGAAGTTCATCGCCAGCGCACAGGATCCGCAAAAGCAGCTCGTCATGTTCGACAAGCTCGGCCAGGGCCCGGCCAATCCGGCAGCCGACGCGCTGATCCCAGCCGACAAGAAGCGCATCAACCCTGTCGATCCCGAGAACATGAAGAAGCAGATCCCGCTCGACATGGATTGGTATGCCAAGAACTACGGCGCCGCCCTCGACGAATACACCAAGATCATCTCCGCCTGA
- a CDS encoding peptidoglycan-binding domain 1 protein, whose protein sequence is MARSAKQPKAVKRRSNAFQDGAIAVGGMISRNPVLVGGSTAFLVTLFYVSANALWYQPFPHAGAFFATRHFQGFPHTTSDEPETTINIVRPNAAPAPMKGDPVVEQVQGILKDLDFYSGTVDGISGPNTRKAIQAYQQKVGLNASGEIDALLLDQLGATPKTASVPKPQPRPDTPAAVPVSLQTNSGQTDAAPAQGPDPRIVKIQAGLKAFGNDDMQLDGVVGARTKAAIKEFQSLFGLPQTGEPDEIVYVKMREIGLTN, encoded by the coding sequence ATGGCTCGCTCCGCAAAACAGCCTAAGGCGGTCAAGCGCCGCAGCAACGCCTTTCAGGATGGCGCCATCGCCGTCGGCGGGATGATTTCGCGCAATCCCGTCCTGGTTGGCGGATCGACGGCATTCCTGGTGACGCTGTTCTATGTCTCGGCCAATGCGCTGTGGTATCAGCCTTTCCCGCATGCCGGGGCGTTCTTCGCCACCCGCCACTTCCAGGGTTTTCCGCACACCACCTCTGACGAGCCGGAGACGACGATCAACATCGTGCGGCCCAATGCGGCGCCCGCACCGATGAAGGGCGATCCGGTGGTCGAGCAGGTGCAAGGCATATTGAAGGACCTCGACTTCTATTCCGGCACGGTCGACGGCATTTCCGGCCCCAACACGCGCAAGGCCATACAGGCCTATCAGCAGAAGGTCGGCCTCAACGCCTCCGGCGAGATCGACGCGCTGCTGCTGGATCAGCTTGGCGCAACGCCGAAGACCGCTTCGGTGCCGAAACCGCAGCCGCGCCCGGATACGCCGGCAGCTGTTCCGGTTTCCCTGCAGACGAATTCTGGGCAGACGGATGCCGCCCCGGCTCAGGGACCCGACCCCCGCATCGTCAAGATCCAGGCCGGACTCAAGGCCTTCGGCAATGACGACATGCAGCTGGATGGTGTCGTCGGTGCCCGCACCAAGGCGGCGATCAAAGAATTCCAGTCGCTGTTCGGGCTGCCGCAGACCGGCGAGCCCGACGAGATCGTCTACGTCAAGATGCGCGAGATCGGCCTGACCAACTGA
- a CDS encoding integral membrane sensor signal transduction histidine kinase, which produces MPIKARYAELPGAIAAGCERMVHPSILGQSGRERQRRFIGVMLAAPFFAAGAAVTLVTSGMGAAVTVAAIFAAFGLCWFVALLVAATGKMAAAAPIALAMAAVALGGLIAAAGGLSSPVAMLAVALPFEAWWIGASRRTALWGVVSAIAAIALQPLAAAFLPFAGAQIAAWHWLVPLAWALTLIPRVSAFGDSAGAADALDTAERLEDIIDAVVLRIARHGEVLDASAKARTLLKLPPELLSGTGFFDRVHLSDRVSYLSALADLRDGAASRRLELRIRLPQNGNGQNDARSMADNYRPFLLELVRGEEQSDVFTLVLRENDETARLREELAQANETAAAAEVAKGRFLAVVSHELRTPLNAIIGFSDMLLHEMFGAFKDPRQKEYVTLVRDSGQHLLAVVTSILDVSRIESGAYTAEPEPFRFMEAVDMCQSMMRLQAQAKNIDLQTQIAPDAGDINADRRAVQQILINLVSNAIKFTPDGGDVVVGAKRIGSRLHFWVRDTGIGIAEEDFANLGKPFTQIHNDYTRRFEGTGLGLSLVKGLVALHEGTMSIESMPGEGTTVTISLPVNGPKGRPANQAGVLTMPVTRAKGDRNGSLRKTA; this is translated from the coding sequence ATGCCGATCAAGGCCAGATACGCTGAATTGCCTGGCGCGATTGCCGCCGGCTGCGAACGTATGGTCCATCCCTCGATTCTCGGGCAGAGCGGACGCGAGCGCCAACGCCGCTTCATCGGCGTCATGCTGGCGGCGCCGTTCTTTGCCGCCGGTGCCGCGGTCACGCTGGTGACATCAGGCATGGGTGCCGCGGTGACCGTGGCCGCCATCTTCGCGGCCTTCGGTCTGTGCTGGTTTGTTGCCTTGCTGGTGGCGGCGACCGGCAAGATGGCCGCGGCGGCACCGATCGCCCTGGCGATGGCGGCTGTTGCCCTTGGCGGCCTGATCGCCGCCGCAGGCGGGTTGAGTTCTCCTGTCGCCATGCTTGCCGTGGCGCTACCCTTCGAAGCCTGGTGGATCGGCGCCTCGCGGCGCACGGCCCTGTGGGGAGTGGTCTCTGCTATTGCAGCCATTGCCCTTCAGCCTCTCGCTGCGGCCTTCCTGCCCTTCGCGGGAGCGCAGATCGCGGCGTGGCATTGGCTGGTGCCGCTGGCCTGGGCACTGACGCTGATCCCGCGCGTGTCGGCGTTTGGCGATAGCGCCGGCGCGGCTGATGCGCTGGATACCGCCGAACGGCTGGAAGACATTATCGATGCGGTGGTCCTGCGGATCGCCCGCCACGGCGAGGTGCTCGATGCGTCCGCCAAGGCGCGCACGCTTTTGAAATTGCCGCCGGAACTGCTTTCCGGAACCGGCTTCTTCGACCGCGTCCATTTGTCGGACCGTGTCTCCTATCTCAGCGCTCTGGCCGACCTGCGTGACGGTGCTGCCTCGCGCCGCCTCGAATTGCGCATCAGGCTGCCTCAGAACGGCAATGGCCAGAATGACGCGCGCTCGATGGCCGACAATTATCGGCCGTTCCTTCTCGAACTGGTCCGTGGCGAGGAACAGAGCGACGTCTTCACGCTGGTGCTGCGTGAGAATGACGAGACGGCCCGGCTGCGTGAGGAACTCGCGCAGGCCAATGAGACGGCGGCTGCCGCCGAAGTGGCCAAGGGCCGGTTCCTGGCGGTGGTCAGCCATGAGCTGCGCACGCCGTTGAACGCCATCATCGGCTTCTCGGACATGCTGCTGCATGAGATGTTTGGCGCCTTCAAGGATCCGCGTCAGAAGGAATATGTCACCCTGGTGCGGGATTCCGGCCAGCATCTTTTGGCCGTCGTGACATCCATACTCGACGTATCGAGGATCGAATCGGGCGCCTACACGGCGGAACCGGAGCCGTTCCGGTTCATGGAAGCCGTCGACATGTGCCAGTCGATGATGCGGCTGCAGGCTCAGGCCAAGAACATCGACCTGCAGACGCAGATCGCTCCCGACGCCGGCGACATCAATGCGGATCGCCGCGCCGTGCAGCAGATTCTCATCAATCTGGTCTCCAATGCGATCAAGTTCACGCCCGATGGTGGCGATGTCGTCGTCGGCGCCAAGCGGATCGGTTCGCGCCTGCATTTCTGGGTCAGGGATACCGGCATCGGTATTGCCGAGGAGGATTTCGCCAATCTCGGCAAGCCCTTCACGCAGATCCACAACGACTACACGCGCCGCTTCGAGGGGACCGGCCTTGGCCTGTCACTGGTGAAGGGGCTGGTGGCGCTGCACGAAGGCACCATGTCGATCGAAAGCATGCCGGGCGAGGGCACCACGGTGACCATCAGCCTGCCGGTCAACGGGCCGAAGGGGCGCCCGGCGAACCAGGCAGGGGTGCTGACGATGCCGGTGACGAGGGCGAAAGGGGACAGAAATGGCTCGCTCCGCAAAACAGCCTAA
- a CDS encoding transcriptional regulator, protein MRIPSTQALRALDSFARHGSVWRAADELHLTRSAVSHQLRLLERDLGFDLLQRIGKGVALTPRGQRYAADVRKALTVLGDAGAQNSGAGVGGSFAISCPPGFASMFLCSHIGEFQQMYPDVALSVLTPRRLDDVSNPDADAFIAFGVGNWPNRAVELLCEVHFTPLCSPTLLNKVGGFSKPADVLRANLLHLGDTEDWARWLALSKVENPDTEGGIFFSDMNLVFSAAVAGQGIAMGDELTGRRALSEGRLVKPFEASVPSPRSYFLVFEHAKAGHPVLNAFSDWLRAKLSENRL, encoded by the coding sequence TTGAGAATTCCATCCACACAGGCGCTGCGCGCCCTCGACAGTTTCGCTCGTCACGGCAGCGTCTGGCGTGCCGCCGACGAACTGCACCTCACCCGCAGCGCGGTGAGCCACCAGTTGCGGCTGTTGGAGCGCGATCTCGGCTTCGATCTGCTGCAGCGCATCGGCAAGGGAGTGGCGCTAACGCCGCGCGGCCAGCGCTATGCCGCCGACGTCAGGAAGGCGCTGACCGTGCTCGGCGACGCGGGGGCGCAAAACAGCGGCGCTGGCGTCGGTGGTTCCTTCGCCATCTCCTGCCCTCCGGGCTTTGCCTCGATGTTCCTGTGCAGCCATATCGGTGAATTCCAGCAGATGTATCCTGACGTGGCGCTCTCGGTGCTGACGCCGCGCCGGCTCGACGACGTCTCGAATCCGGACGCCGATGCCTTCATCGCCTTTGGCGTCGGCAACTGGCCGAACCGGGCGGTGGAATTGCTTTGCGAAGTCCATTTTACGCCGCTTTGCAGCCCGACACTGCTCAACAAGGTGGGCGGATTTTCCAAACCCGCCGACGTGTTGCGCGCCAACCTGCTGCACCTCGGTGATACCGAGGACTGGGCGCGCTGGCTGGCGCTGTCCAAGGTGGAGAACCCCGATACCGAAGGCGGTATCTTCTTTTCCGACATGAACCTCGTCTTCTCGGCGGCGGTCGCCGGACAGGGAATTGCCATGGGCGACGAGCTGACCGGCCGCCGGGCGCTGAGCGAAGGCCGGCTGGTCAAGCCGTTTGAAGCTTCCGTGCCCTCGCCACGCTCCTATTTCCTGGTCTTCGAGCACGCCAAGGCAGGCCATCCCGTGCTCAACGCCTTCAGCGACTGGCTGAGGGCGAAGCTGTCGGAGAACAGACTTTAA